The proteins below come from a single Metarhizium brunneum chromosome 1, complete sequence genomic window:
- the HAT2 gene encoding Histone acetyltransferase type B subunit 2, which yields MPPAQASDPEVDVDMAHEEDDDQVERLINEEYKTWKKNSPFLYDMILGTALTWPTLTVQWFPDVKEPEGKNYRMHRLLLGTHTSDESANFLQIADVQIPKAVAPNPANYDEERGEIGGYGNPGDVAAIKCDIVQKIEHPGEVNKARYQPQNPDIIATLCVDGKILIFDRTKHPLQPASLGKVNAQIELVGHKAEGFGLAWNPHEAGCLASGSEDKSMCLWDLKTLEAESKILKPFRRYTHHTQVVNDVQYHPISKYFIGSVSDDQTLQIVDVRHDNTTTAALVAKRGHLDAINALAFNPNSEVLVATASADKTVGIWDLRNVKEKVHTLEGHNDAVTSLSWHPSEAGILGSGSYDRRIIFWDLSRVGEEQLPDDQDDGPPELLFMHGGHTNHLADFSWNPNEPWLVASAAEDNLLQIWKVAESIVGKDDGELPVDELDR from the exons ATGCCTCCAGCTCAAGCCTCCGACCCCGAGGTTGATG TTGACATGGCccacgaggaggacgatgatCAGGTCGAGCGCCTCATAAATGAGG AGTATAAGACTTGGAAGAAAAATAGCCCCTTCCTATATGATATGATTTTGGG AACGGCCTTGACGTGGCCAACACTGACTGTCCAGTGGTTCCCCGATGTCAAGGAACCCGAGGGCAAAAACTATCGCATGCACCGACTGCTCCTCGGAACCCATACGTCGGATGAGAGTGCCAACTTTCTGCAGATTGCTGATGTCCAGATCCCCAAGGCGGTTGCCCCAAATCCCGCCAACTACGATGAGGAGCGAGGCGAAATTGGTGGCTATGGCAACCCCGGTGACGTCGCTGCCATCAAGTGCGACATTGTCCAGAAGATTGAGCACCCTGGTGAGGTCAACAAGGCTCGGTACCAGCCTCAGAATCCCGACATCATTGCCACCTTGTGTGTAGATGGCAAGATTCTCATCTTCGACCGCACCAAGCACCCGCTTCAACCTGCCTCTCTTGGCAAGGTAAATGCCCAGATTGAACTGGTTGGGCACAAGGCTGAAGGGTTTGGTCTGGCCTGGAACCCCCATGAAGCTGGATGCTTAGCTTCCGGAAGTGAAGACAAGTCCATGTGCCTCTG GGACCTGAAAACGTTAGAGGCCGAATCCAAGATTCTCAAGCCTTTCCGTCGCTATACTCATCATACTCAAGTTGTCAACGACGTCCAATATCATCCCATTTCGAAGTACTTTATCGGGTCTGTTAGTGACGACCAGACACTTCAGATTGTTGATGTCAGACATGACAACACAACTACTGCAGCCCTGGTCGCCAAACGCGGTCACCTTGACGCCATTAATGCCCTTGCCTTTAATCCCAACTCCGAGGTCCTTGTCGCTACAGCGTCTGCTGACAAAACTGTTGGTATTTGGGATCTACGAAATGTCAAGGAGAAGGTGCACACCCTCGAAGGACACAATGACGCCGTGACGAGCCTGTCATGGCACCCATCGGAGGCTGGAATTTTGGGCAGTGGCAGCTACGACAGGAGAATCATTTTCTGGGATCTGTCTCGTGTAGGAGAGGAGCAACTGCCTGATGATCAGGATGACGGCCCACCAGAACT GCTATTCATGCATGGCGGACACACGAACCACCTTGCCGACTTCAGCTGGAATCCCAACGAACCATGGCTAGTTGCTAGTGCTGCCGAGGACAATCTGCTACAAATTTGGAAAGTGGCAGAGTCTATTGTTGGCAAAGATGACGGCGAGTTGCCGGTTGACGAACTTGACCGATAG